Genomic DNA from Misgurnus anguillicaudatus chromosome 18, ASM2758022v2, whole genome shotgun sequence:
CGGCCACGGCCCATTCAAGAGCGGCCTGGAAGACTACGGCTTCCCGGGTGTTGAGAGTCTCACGCTTCAGTATGATCTCCAAGGTCTGAAGATCGATCTCGCAGAAGCCTTCAGAGCGAAGGGCCAACTCGGCTTGAGCATCGATGACCTCCCAACACCTCTGGGTCAGCTCAGGCTCCTCGAACAGCCGACTTTGCGACAACAGCACACAGGCGTTTTTGGCTTCCAGGCTGGTCTCCAGAAAGGTGACACAGGCCTTAGCCAGCGCAGGcactatatattttttggcaGCGTACAGGGTGGCCAGCACTGTGTCCGCTTCAAGTTCAATCTCGTCACTGTACATGTACCTGGATGTgatgaaatgagaaaacaacttAGATACTGCAAAAATTATGCTTAGTAGGGCTAGGCTTATTATTGGGACTTACTTTAAAAGGATTAAAAAAGCAGCAGGCTCTACGTCAGGAATATGGATCTCCGAATCTCCTTCGGCAAGATCACCATAAAACATGGCACCAAAAACAGAACTCCCCACCGCCAATACATACTACAAACACGAACGTTACACAAAATTTAATAGGTAGCTCATAAAAGTACAATTTAAGGtcaatttttattaaacatgtgCTCACTTTATGCGCTGGAACTTTTTCCGATGCACCAGGAGGACCCACAACAAAATGAACATCTGCCATGAGTTCGTTATTAAACATCAAAGCATTCCTAAACAGAAAATGTAACACAATATTAAGGTTTCGAACAGACAATGGTGGTGTAGATGCTTTGAAAAGCGAACCAATCGGCCAGAACGTGCACTTACCTCTCACGCAGTGTCGGATGAGTGGACTGCCAGCTGGCTGTCTCTACGTTATTATTGTTGATGTTCTGCTGAGTGGCAGTTGTGGTCGGGGTGGTCACCGTTTGGGTGACTTGGACGATGGTCTTTTTGCTGGTAGTGGTTACGGCGGTGCTGTTGCTGTTTGGGAGGTTGGTGTTTATGCTGGCTGGATATAATTCTGCAGCCATCTTCTTCCTCAAGGACAAACTCACGATTTCATAACATACTGGCAACTTGCTGAGCTGTTTGCCACTCTTTCTAGTCCTCTTTATGGTTTCTGGAAGTAAAAGGATAAACGTCAAAAACTTCATGATCCTGCCATATAGGCAATCTGGAGTTGTTGGCATCAGCAAGTCGTTGGTCGAGTAATCAAACGGCAGGTGTACCGAAAAACAAGCAACCTTTAAATGTGAATGCCCTGGTTATGCATTACTATAGTATTTTAAACCAGAGCAAACCATGCACAATATCAACGTATCCGTCCAGCGGAAATAATACACAGCTCAAAGACTTTTTCCTCATTTTATCCTCGTTGCATCCTTGAATGGTAACAGTATCTATTCAGATAAAGTAATAGAGTAATCCCGGAGTTTTCGTTTAAGGATTAAAAGCGAGTCAAATGATCACGAGAAGCGCTATTTGCTGGTTGTCATCCTGCATATCTGCGGTGTTTTCTCTCTTAACGTCTCTCCACTGCGTTTCTACTCTCTATTGTAAAGCACGATGTGTGTGTAGGGAGAAGACGCCGCCCAGTTCTCtcttgaccaatcagaattacGACTGAGTTTGACGTAAGTCGCCCCGAGGCGCCGCCCACAGCCGAACGGCCCGCCTATCCATCGCGCACGCACAAGCAGTAATTAACCCTTTGCGTATTGTTGACAATATGTGTTCACGTCATCACTTCCACAAACACGGGCGTTTAAAATCAAAACGTCGCTTTTATACAAATGCGATACGTGTCAATGTTACTAAAAGAAAGGAATTCACAGTTTTAGCGTTGAATAAAAATCCCGTCAAAGCTTTGAAGCTTTCTCATAAAGTAACTTTTCCAACAAGCGCGTCGTAAAACATCAAAATTGTTACATTCTGCAGTCTTTAATGTGCTTCTGTTGCAGTTTTAGCTACACTGGATGAGTAAAAATGCTGATGCAGCCTTAAACGTCTTAACAATCTGATGCTGGGTTACAATTTGCCTCAAGGGGGATAAACATCTGCAACGAAGTGCTCAGCCCACCGAGCAAATCTTTCGTTTTATCAGCACATCTATCATCAGTATTCACCATCAATATGTACGATCAATGCATACAGCTCAAGATTTCATCCCAAACCGGCTCGTCTAAAAGAGATAAAGTAGCTGCAAAGCAGAACAGAGCCGCCGTCCGCCGAAACGGACTCTTCAGTCGAAGTAATATGAATTACTGTGCGCCGTTCGATAAAGCTGTTGCTATAAAGCAACTTAAATAGCATATCATTAGTCATGCTTTACCTTACTGAGCCGACTGAAGTGCAACTGCCAAGGAAATACATTCAGGTTTGATGTTTGAAAGCTCGCTGGCGTCAGGAGCCATGTTAAATCCAGAGTGTGctgctgagagagagagggagaggggGCGGGGCTTACGCTTTCCCGGATCTCTGGAAACTGGATCCTTCGCCTGCGTTAAGCTCCTTACGTGTCTCACAAAATCTAGACAATGATGATTTTCAGCCAAGATCTGTGACGAATGTACACTTGTAGTGAAAAGTGCACCGTTTAAATTATAAACCTGAAGTGTAACTCTAATGTAGCAGAGCACTTTTGGGATTAGAGGATCTATTTTATGCCTTACATTTATAACACACATCAGGGGGTTTAATGAAATTATACCTAGTTTAATGAGTTCGTgtatgacagaatttaaatgtGATATGATGAAATCATTTACACATGCCCATAATTGTTTACCCTTTTACATACTGTGTTTTCTCATACAATCTATGGTGCTGTATaagtaaatataataaaatattattaaatactCATATACCCCCTGATCTGAATTTTGTAATAATACAAA
This window encodes:
- the btbd6b gene encoding BTB/POZ domain-containing protein 6-B isoform X1 — protein: MPTTPDCLYGRIMKFLTFILLLPETIKRTRKSGKQLSKLPVCYEIVSLSLRKKMAAELYPASINTNLPNSNSTAVTTTSKKTIVQVTQTVTTPTTTATQQNINNNNVETASWQSTHPTLRERNALMFNNELMADVHFVVGPPGASEKVPAHKYVLAVGSSVFGAMFYGDLAEGDSEIHIPDVEPAAFLILLKYMYSDEIELEADTVLATLYAAKKYIVPALAKACVTFLETSLEAKNACVLLSQSRLFEEPELTQRCWEVIDAQAELALRSEGFCEIDLQTLEIILKRETLNTREAVVFQAALEWAVAECKRQGLGPTSRNKRAVLGKALYLVRIPSMTLEEFANGAAQSDVLTLEETHDIFLWYTAANKPKLEFPLQKRKGLTPQRCHRFQSSAYRSNQWRYRGRCDSIQFAVDKRIFIAGLGLYGSSGGKAEYSVKIELKRQGVTLAQNVTKFVSDGSSNTFSVWFEHPVQVEQDAFYTVSAVLDGNELSYFGQEGMTEVQCGKVTFQFQCSSDSTNGTGVQGGQIPELVFYA
- the btbd6b gene encoding BTB/POZ domain-containing protein 6-B isoform X2, encoding MAAELYPASINTNLPNSNSTAVTTTSKKTIVQVTQTVTTPTTTATQQNINNNNVETASWQSTHPTLRERNALMFNNELMADVHFVVGPPGASEKVPAHKYVLAVGSSVFGAMFYGDLAEGDSEIHIPDVEPAAFLILLKYMYSDEIELEADTVLATLYAAKKYIVPALAKACVTFLETSLEAKNACVLLSQSRLFEEPELTQRCWEVIDAQAELALRSEGFCEIDLQTLEIILKRETLNTREAVVFQAALEWAVAECKRQGLGPTSRNKRAVLGKALYLVRIPSMTLEEFANGAAQSDVLTLEETHDIFLWYTAANKPKLEFPLQKRKGLTPQRCHRFQSSAYRSNQWRYRGRCDSIQFAVDKRIFIAGLGLYGSSGGKAEYSVKIELKRQGVTLAQNVTKFVSDGSSNTFSVWFEHPVQVEQDAFYTVSAVLDGNELSYFGQEGMTEVQCGKVTFQFQCSSDSTNGTGVQGGQIPELVFYA